In the genome of cyanobacterium endosymbiont of Braarudosphaera bigelowii, one region contains:
- a CDS encoding 4-hydroxybenzoate solanesyltransferase — protein MSNPQFLLTTKSTWLAIIQLLRWNKPTGRLILMIPALWAVFLASRDFPPPSLILIIILGSLSTSSAGCVINDLWDRNIDPQVKRTKNRPLASRTLSIKVGIVTAFISLTCALVLSLYLNTLSFWLCILAVPFIVCYPLAKKFFPIPQLILSLSWGFAVLISWTAVTQKLEFHTFILWGITVCWTLGFDTVYAMSDREDDRKIGINSSALFFGRYVESVITYIFALTALLWAYLAIIMKLNFCFWVAWTIASGMWFKQCILLRSPDVSQEVYEQIFKENVYLGLILLAGIITNNIY, from the coding sequence ATGTCAAATCCTCAATTTTTGCTTACAACAAAATCTACTTGGTTAGCTATTATTCAGCTATTAAGGTGGAATAAGCCTACAGGAAGATTAATTTTAATGATTCCTGCCCTATGGGCAGTCTTTTTGGCATCACGTGATTTTCCTCCACCATCTTTGATCCTAATTATCATACTAGGATCTTTATCTACTAGTTCAGCAGGTTGCGTTATTAATGATCTTTGGGATAGAAATATTGATCCTCAAGTAAAGAGAACTAAAAATCGTCCTCTTGCATCACGTACTTTATCTATTAAAGTTGGTATTGTAACTGCTTTTATTTCTTTAACATGTGCACTAGTTTTATCTCTTTATTTAAATACTTTAAGTTTCTGGTTATGTATCTTGGCCGTACCATTCATTGTTTGCTATCCTTTGGCAAAAAAATTTTTTCCAATTCCTCAGTTGATTTTATCTTTATCTTGGGGATTTGCAGTTCTCATTAGCTGGACTGCAGTAACTCAAAAACTTGAATTTCATACTTTTATTTTATGGGGAATAACTGTTTGCTGGACATTAGGTTTTGATACAGTTTACGCAATGTCTGATAGAGAAGATGATAGAAAAATTGGCATCAATTCCAGCGCTCTATTTTTTGGTCGATATGTAGAAAGTGTAATAACTTATATTTTTGCTTTGACAGCACTTCTTTGGGCTTATTTAGCAATAATTATGAAACTAAATTTTTGCTTCTGGGTAGCATGGACTATAGCTTCAGGAATGTGGTTTAAGCAATGCATTCTCTTAAGATCTCCAGATGTTTCACAAGAAGTATATGAACAAATTTTTAAAGAAAATGTATATCTAGGGTTGATACTCCTAGCAGGAATAATTACAAACAATATATATTAG
- the recG gene encoding ATP-dependent DNA helicase RecG gives MISKSSYWVCLDKALSIEVERGFINTQGEQYQFSEYLCLNFGELPPIKTSNNQRQRWLKFASQYAIYPKLTLSQRRQLIVQTRQFLHNLKQDFKIPVKHPHPKQPKTSNLIDIKSILRYELNLEQHLSTVKEISFRKIGLLQKIGLDTVRDLLFYYPRDYINYARQVTISNIKEGETVTIVGRVKKCNFFTSSKNKKLSILELVLQDHTGEIRLNRFFSGNRFTNKGWQEKQKKNYIRSTIIAVSGLVKQNRYGLTLDNPEMEILDNFNTSIESLNIARILPVYSLTEGIDNSFFRKIIIINLKSAQTILDPLPISLKSKYDLMDLKDALINIHFPKSLDFLERARRRLIFDDFFYLQLGFLKRRQERKRLQNINSFTPNKYLTHQFNKVLPFQLTKSQKRVINEIIKDLESLQSMNRLLQGDVGSGKTIVAIFAILTVVESGYQVALMAPTEVLAEQHYKKIILYFNQLCLSAELLTGSTKKSKRHEIYRQLITGELPLLVGTHALIQEQIKFKKLGLVVIDEQHKFGVEQRNKLLNKGKYPHVLSMTATPIPRTLALTLHGDLDISQIDELPPERKAIETKVLIGSQKQRAYDLIKKEVSQGRQAYIVFPMIEESEKLDIKAAIEEHKKLSEEIFPIFNIGLLHGRINPLEKNKVLNDFRENRYQIMVSTTVIEVGVDIPNATVMLIENAERFGLSQLHQLRGRVGRSSFKSYCFLITSSKTPNILQKLGVLEQSQDGFFISEMDLKLRGPGTILGTRQSGLPDFALASLTDNKEILELSKLIAERIILSDVKLNSFPLLKGELEYRSIRL, from the coding sequence ATGATCTCTAAAAGTTCTTATTGGGTTTGTTTAGACAAGGCCTTGTCAATTGAGGTAGAAAGAGGATTTATTAATACACAAGGTGAGCAGTATCAGTTTAGTGAATATTTATGCCTCAACTTTGGCGAACTACCACCTATTAAAACATCTAATAACCAAAGACAACGCTGGCTAAAATTTGCTTCACAATATGCTATTTATCCTAAATTAACTTTATCTCAAAGAAGGCAGTTAATTGTTCAAACTCGTCAGTTCTTACATAATCTGAAACAAGATTTTAAGATACCTGTCAAACACCCCCATCCCAAACAACCCAAAACAAGTAATTTAATTGATATAAAATCTATATTACGTTACGAGCTCAATTTAGAACAACATTTAAGTACTGTAAAAGAAATAAGTTTTCGAAAAATAGGATTATTACAAAAAATAGGATTAGATACAGTCAGAGATCTATTATTTTATTATCCTAGAGACTATATTAACTATGCTCGCCAAGTAACAATTTCAAATATCAAAGAAGGAGAAACTGTCACCATAGTTGGAAGAGTGAAAAAATGTAATTTTTTTACTAGTTCTAAAAATAAAAAATTGAGTATTTTAGAATTAGTTTTGCAAGACCATACAGGAGAAATAAGATTAAATAGATTTTTTTCAGGTAATAGGTTTACTAATAAAGGATGGCAGGAAAAACAAAAAAAAAATTATATTCGGTCTACAATCATAGCAGTATCTGGATTAGTTAAACAAAATCGTTATGGCTTAACTTTAGATAATCCGGAAATGGAAATCTTAGATAATTTTAATACAAGTATTGAATCTTTGAATATAGCCCGTATTTTACCTGTATATTCTTTGACAGAAGGAATCGATAATAGTTTTTTTCGTAAAATTATTATTATTAATTTAAAATCTGCTCAAACAATATTAGATCCTTTACCAATATCACTTAAGAGTAAATATGATTTAATGGACTTAAAGGATGCTCTAATTAATATTCATTTTCCAAAAAGTCTGGATTTTTTAGAACGTGCAAGACGACGCTTAATATTTGATGATTTCTTTTATTTACAGTTAGGGTTTTTAAAACGTCGACAAGAAAGAAAAAGATTACAAAATATTAATTCTTTTACACCTAATAAATATCTTACTCATCAATTTAATAAAGTTTTACCTTTTCAACTAACAAAATCTCAAAAAAGGGTAATTAATGAAATAATTAAAGATCTAGAATCATTACAATCAATGAATCGTCTTTTACAAGGAGATGTTGGGTCAGGAAAAACTATTGTTGCAATTTTTGCGATATTGACTGTTGTAGAGTCTGGATATCAGGTTGCTTTAATGGCTCCAACAGAGGTTTTGGCAGAACAGCATTATAAAAAAATAATATTGTACTTTAATCAATTATGTCTATCTGCTGAATTATTAACAGGATCTACAAAAAAATCTAAAAGACATGAGATTTATCGTCAATTAATTACAGGTGAATTACCATTGCTTGTAGGAACTCATGCGTTAATACAAGAGCAAATAAAATTCAAGAAACTAGGCCTTGTTGTTATTGATGAGCAACATAAGTTTGGCGTAGAACAACGAAATAAACTTCTAAATAAAGGTAAATATCCTCATGTTTTAAGTATGACAGCAACTCCTATTCCACGTACTCTTGCTTTAACCTTGCATGGAGACTTAGATATAAGTCAAATTGACGAATTGCCTCCTGAAAGAAAAGCTATAGAAACTAAAGTTTTAATAGGAAGTCAAAAACAGAGAGCTTATGACCTAATAAAAAAAGAAGTTAGTCAAGGAAGACAAGCTTATATAGTTTTTCCCATGATTGAAGAATCTGAAAAATTAGATATAAAAGCTGCAATAGAAGAACATAAAAAACTTTCAGAAGAAATTTTTCCTATCTTTAATATTGGCTTATTGCATGGAAGAATAAATCCTTTGGAAAAAAATAAAGTTTTAAATGATTTTCGTGAAAATAGGTATCAAATCATGGTTTCAACAACCGTTATAGAGGTCGGAGTCGATATCCCCAATGCAACAGTAATGTTAATTGAAAATGCAGAAAGATTTGGATTATCTCAGTTACATCAATTGAGAGGAAGAGTTGGTAGAAGTAGTTTTAAATCTTATTGCTTTTTAATTACTAGCAGTAAAACTCCTAATATATTACAGAAATTAGGCGTATTAGAACAGTCTCAAGACGGTTTTTTTATATCAGAAATGGATTTAAAACTTCGTGGGCCAGGAACTATTTTAGGAACTCGTCAATCTGGATTACCAGATTTTGCCTTAGCAAGCTTAACAGACAATAAAGAAATTCTTGAATTATCAAAATTAATAGCTGAAAGAATAATATTATCAGACGTCAAACTAAATAGTTTTCCACTTTTAAAAGGAGAATTAGAATACCGAAGTATTAGACTATAA
- a CDS encoding folate/biopterin family MFS transporter, which produces MFSKKNIIKNDLTLELIAILSIYFIQGIMNLARLAISFFLKDYLFLNPSQMSLIIGISTIPWVIKPLFGFFSDNFPLFNYRRRSYLIFSGLLGSLSWNLLATVKSNILLATMIITLISVSTAIADVIVDSLIVEKAQDKSLEKVAELQSLTWGAVAFGSLITSYLSGWLLEEFSGKTIFRITSFFPFFICIMALLIVEKKINNDVNGVQYSSCLIKQHINQILKVIRQKSILLPTLFICFWQSTPNTESVFFYFITNELEFKAEFLGRIRLVTSVAALLGIFIYQKLLINISFRKILKYSIITSSILGMSMLLLVTHLNRKLGINDYWFTLGDNIVEAAIGKIAFIPVLTLSTKICPKGIEATLFALLMSLINFSGILSNELGAFLTYILGITDINFDKFWILIILANLSTLLPLLIINWLPDEIKS; this is translated from the coding sequence ATGTTTTCAAAAAAAAATATCATTAAAAATGATCTAACTTTAGAACTTATCGCTATTCTTAGCATTTATTTTATTCAAGGGATTATGAATTTGGCTCGCTTAGCGATAAGTTTTTTTCTTAAAGATTATCTTTTTCTTAATCCATCTCAAATGAGTCTTATAATAGGTATTTCTACTATTCCTTGGGTTATAAAGCCACTTTTTGGATTTTTTTCTGATAATTTTCCACTATTTAACTACCGTCGTCGCTCATATCTTATATTTTCAGGTTTATTAGGAAGTTTATCTTGGAATCTTTTAGCAACAGTTAAAAGTAATATTTTGTTAGCAACTATGATTATTACTTTAATTTCTGTCTCTACGGCAATTGCTGATGTTATTGTGGATTCACTAATTGTAGAAAAAGCTCAAGATAAGTCTTTAGAAAAAGTAGCAGAACTTCAATCTCTGACATGGGGAGCTGTTGCTTTTGGTAGTCTTATTACGTCTTACTTGAGTGGTTGGTTACTAGAAGAATTTAGTGGCAAGACAATTTTTAGGATCACATCTTTTTTCCCTTTTTTTATTTGTATTATGGCGTTATTAATTGTGGAGAAAAAAATTAATAATGATGTAAATGGTGTTCAATATAGTAGCTGTTTAATAAAACAGCATATAAATCAGATATTAAAAGTTATTAGACAGAAATCAATTTTATTGCCAACTCTTTTTATATGCTTTTGGCAGTCTACCCCTAATACAGAATCGGTTTTTTTTTACTTTATTACTAATGAATTAGAATTCAAAGCAGAGTTCTTAGGAAGAATTCGTTTAGTAACAAGTGTCGCAGCCTTATTAGGAATTTTTATATATCAAAAGTTGTTAATAAATATTTCTTTTAGAAAAATTTTAAAATATAGTATTATTACTTCTTCGATACTAGGAATGAGTATGTTGTTACTAGTAACTCATCTTAATAGAAAATTAGGTATCAATGATTATTGGTTTACTTTAGGAGATAACATAGTCGAAGCTGCTATAGGAAAGATAGCCTTTATACCTGTGTTGACTTTGTCAACTAAGATATGTCCAAAAGGTATTGAGGCAACTCTTTTTGCTCTCCTAATGTCATTGATTAATTTTTCTGGTATTCTATCTAATGAATTAGGAGCATTTTTAACTTATATTTTGGGAATTACAGACATCAATTTTGACAAATTTTGGATATTAATTATCCTAGCTAATTTATCTACACTTTTACCGTTATTGATTATCAATTGGTTGCCAGATGAAATAAAAAGTTAA
- a CDS encoding ATP-dependent helicase, with translation MKTQRLEKKLDVLLTNLRYEQKQLACWKSGKMAVAAVPGAGKTYSLAVTAAILIARNNLNVNKQLVIVTYTRSAATAIETKIKQHLVNLDISQDGFVVNTLHGLALQIINHHPNFSKLNLANSTLINLTSNHKVIENSVDKWIDNNPLHYESLLKGTKVNKAKTEQLRRKSILRNEILPKFAYTIIREIKSSGLTLKELKKFNERKHNNYKTLLLAFSLYKEYQTIMKSFNFIDYDDMIHESINILEELDIRKIWQQKVFAVFEDEAQDSSPLQEKLISILASDDNNPNFEANLIKVGDSNQAINSTFTAADPIYFNLFCETCKNNKTLVQMNQAGRSNIDIINAANFTLKWMRDEWIKKQKNIKNNFLDLPQTQILERNIPFHIQEIKLVDRNDPQVNANPQSSNPGLEIHIPQDIYHSIKLIRQKIITLLEQNCNQSIAILVRENRQGHFLAQNLKDFPEKYKIAVYEAGTQNQFSQIPKDILTLLKFMDRPHSSNYLKNSLEILEKHNLIAKQDWNKIVTNPENFLYSTPLVSEPEESALQARNYCRSLLKAKLELPSYYLIAFLGAILKYESTELASVQKLSDKVYDELNEAITLTNIISVLRKIIDLEQFEEITEDNEQLYVRPNQVTIMTMHKSKGLDWNYVFLPFLYDDTLSGEVKISPTSNFLGNFSLAEIARIQIRTLSHKKYLSYENNIDITKIEQVWEQAKLFKKIEEYRLIYVAITRAKNTLWISAAKKGPSYWRNIKENVFLKPKTPCLIFLALMNKFPQFVTKH, from the coding sequence ATTAAGACTCAAAGACTTGAAAAAAAGTTAGATGTTCTTCTAACTAACTTACGTTATGAACAAAAGCAGTTAGCTTGTTGGAAATCTGGCAAAATGGCTGTTGCTGCCGTTCCTGGCGCAGGGAAAACTTATAGTCTTGCTGTCACAGCTGCAATATTAATTGCCCGTAATAATTTAAATGTTAATAAGCAGTTAGTTATCGTTACATATACTCGTTCGGCTGCTACAGCAATAGAAACGAAAATAAAACAACATCTTGTTAATTTAGACATTTCTCAAGATGGTTTTGTTGTAAATACACTGCATGGTTTAGCTCTTCAGATTATTAATCATCATCCTAATTTTTCTAAATTAAACTTAGCAAATTCAACCCTTATTAATCTCACCTCTAATCATAAAGTTATTGAAAATTCTGTTGATAAGTGGATTGACAATAATCCTTTGCACTATGAAAGTTTGTTGAAAGGAACTAAAGTTAACAAAGCTAAAACTGAACAATTACGTCGCAAATCTATATTAAGAAACGAAATTTTGCCGAAATTTGCATATACTATTATTAGAGAAATAAAAAGTTCTGGTTTAACTTTAAAAGAACTTAAAAAATTTAATGAACGTAAACATAATAATTATAAAACTTTATTATTAGCATTTAGTCTTTATAAGGAATATCAAACAATTATGAAATCTTTCAATTTTATTGACTATGACGATATGATTCATGAATCAATAAATATTTTGGAAGAGCTTGATATTAGAAAAATTTGGCAACAAAAAGTTTTTGCTGTTTTTGAAGATGAAGCGCAAGATTCTAGCCCCTTACAAGAAAAATTAATTTCTATTCTTGCCAGTGATGATAATAATCCAAATTTTGAAGCTAATTTAATAAAAGTTGGTGACTCTAACCAAGCAATAAATTCTACGTTTACTGCTGCTGATCCAATTTACTTTAACTTGTTTTGTGAGACATGCAAAAACAACAAAACTCTAGTACAGATGAATCAAGCAGGACGTAGTAATATAGATATTATAAATGCTGCTAATTTTACTTTAAAATGGATGAGAGACGAATGGATCAAAAAACAAAAAAATATTAAAAATAATTTTTTAGATCTTCCTCAAACACAAATATTAGAAAGAAATATTCCTTTTCATATACAAGAGATAAAATTAGTTGATCGAAATGATCCTCAAGTTAATGCTAATCCTCAATCATCTAATCCTGGATTAGAAATTCATATTCCTCAAGATATTTATCATAGTATTAAATTAATACGTCAAAAGATCATTACACTTTTAGAGCAAAACTGTAATCAAAGTATAGCAATTTTAGTCAGAGAAAATCGCCAAGGCCATTTTTTAGCTCAAAATTTAAAAGATTTTCCTGAAAAATATAAAATTGCAGTTTATGAGGCAGGGACACAAAATCAGTTTTCCCAAATACCAAAGGATATCTTAACTTTATTAAAGTTTATGGATAGACCACATTCTTCCAATTATTTGAAAAATTCTTTGGAAATCTTAGAAAAACATAATTTAATAGCAAAACAAGATTGGAATAAAATAGTAACTAATCCTGAAAATTTTTTATATTCTACTCCTCTTGTCTCTGAACCTGAAGAATCCGCTTTACAAGCTCGTAACTATTGTCGTAGTTTACTCAAAGCAAAGTTAGAACTTCCTAGTTATTATCTTATTGCTTTTTTAGGAGCAATTTTAAAATACGAAAGTACCGAGTTAGCAAGCGTTCAAAAGCTATCTGATAAAGTTTACGACGAACTAAATGAAGCAATAACTTTAACAAATATTATTAGTGTTTTAAGAAAAATTATTGATCTAGAACAGTTTGAAGAAATTACAGAAGATAATGAACAACTATATGTTAGACCTAATCAAGTTACTATTATGACTATGCATAAGTCAAAAGGTTTAGACTGGAATTATGTTTTTTTGCCTTTTCTCTATGATGATACTCTATCTGGTGAAGTTAAAATTTCTCCTACTTCGAACTTTTTAGGAAATTTTTCTTTAGCAGAAATAGCTCGTATTCAAATTCGAACCTTATCTCATAAGAAGTACTTAAGTTATGAGAACAATATTGATATAACTAAAATAGAACAAGTATGGGAGCAAGCAAAGTTATTTAAGAAAATAGAAGAGTATAGATTAATATATGTCGCGATAACTCGTGCAAAAAATACTTTATGGATATCTGCAGCAAAGAAAGGGCCTTCATACTGGAGAAATATTAAAGAAAACGTATTTTTAAAACCTAAAACTCCATGCTTAATTTTCCTGGCATTAATGAATAAATTTCCACAGTTTGTAACTAAGCACTAA
- the psaK gene encoding photosystem I reaction center subunit PsaK: MYSTLMLVATIPTTVEWSPKVASIMIACNILAIVITKLVIGESSKETRLPQFSEMFGHLNIGAILGATSLGHIIGVGMILGIASTGML, translated from the coding sequence ATGTATTCTACTCTTATGCTAGTAGCTACAATTCCTACTACTGTGGAATGGAGTCCAAAAGTAGCATCTATAATGATTGCTTGTAATATTTTAGCCATAGTAATAACTAAGTTAGTTATTGGTGAATCTAGTAAAGAAACACGTTTACCTCAATTTTCAGAAATGTTTGGTCATCTTAATATTGGTGCAATATTAGGAGCAACGAGTCTTGGCCATATTATAGGCGTAGGAATGATTTTAGGTATTGCTAGTACAGGCATGTTATAG
- the ispG gene encoding (E)-4-hydroxy-3-methylbut-2-enyl-diphosphate synthase, whose amino-acid sequence MDTLETSKIIENVSKQEIDTTIHRRQTRPVKVGNITIGGGFPIVVQSMINEDTLDVESSVNAIRKLHEIGCEIVRVTVPSMAHARALAEIKQRLSQVYQPVPLVADVHHNGLKIALEVAKHVDKVRINPGLYVFEKHNIDRDGYSQKEFEEIGEKIRKTLEPLIISLRDQGKAMRIGVNHGSLAERMLFTYGDTPLGMVESALEFIRICESLEFYNIVVSLKASRVPTMLAAYRLMVQRMNELGMDYPLHLGVTEAGDGEYGRIKSTAGIATLLAESIGDTLRVSLTESPEKEIPVCYGILQSLGLRKTMVEYIACPSCGRTLFNLENVLHKVRNATQHLTGLDIAVMGCIVNGPGEMADADYGYVGKQAGYISLYRGQEEIKKVPEDKGVEELIKLIKEDGRWIEP is encoded by the coding sequence ATGGATACTTTAGAAACCTCTAAAATCATCGAAAATGTTTCTAAACAAGAAATTGATACTACAATTCATCGTCGCCAGACTCGTCCAGTTAAAGTCGGGAACATAACTATTGGAGGAGGTTTCCCCATTGTTGTACAGTCGATGATAAATGAAGATACGCTTGATGTTGAAAGTTCTGTTAATGCTATCCGTAAGTTACATGAGATTGGTTGTGAAATTGTCAGGGTTACAGTACCTAGCATGGCTCATGCTAGAGCATTAGCGGAAATTAAACAAAGACTAAGTCAAGTTTATCAACCTGTACCTTTAGTTGCCGATGTACATCATAATGGTTTAAAGATAGCTTTAGAAGTAGCCAAACATGTTGATAAAGTTCGAATTAATCCAGGACTATATGTATTCGAAAAACACAATATAGATCGTGATGGCTATAGTCAAAAGGAATTTGAAGAAATTGGGGAAAAAATACGAAAAACTTTAGAGCCTCTAATTATCTCATTAAGAGATCAAGGGAAAGCCATGAGAATTGGTGTTAACCATGGATCTTTAGCAGAAAGAATGCTATTTACTTATGGTGATACTCCTTTAGGCATGGTTGAATCTGCGCTAGAATTTATTCGTATTTGTGAATCCTTAGAATTCTACAATATAGTAGTTTCCTTGAAAGCATCTCGAGTACCTACTATGTTAGCAGCTTATCGATTAATGGTTCAGCGCATGAATGAACTAGGTATGGATTATCCATTGCATTTAGGAGTCACAGAAGCTGGTGATGGAGAGTATGGTCGCATTAAATCAACTGCTGGTATAGCAACACTTTTAGCAGAGTCAATAGGAGATACTCTTCGTGTATCTTTAACTGAGTCTCCTGAGAAAGAAATTCCTGTTTGCTACGGTATTCTCCAATCATTGGGATTACGTAAGACTATGGTAGAGTATATTGCTTGTCCATCTTGTGGTCGTACTTTATTTAACTTGGAAAATGTTCTACATAAAGTACGTAATGCAACCCAACATCTTACGGGCTTAGATATTGCTGTAATGGGTTGCATTGTAAATGGTCCTGGAGAGATGGCTGATGCAGATTATGGATATGTGGGAAAACAAGCTGGATATATATCTTTATATCGTGGGCAAGAAGAAATTAAAAAGGTACCAGAAGATAAAGGTGTAGAAGAGCTAATTAAATTAATTAAAGAAGATGGACGCTGGATAGAGCCATAA
- the eno gene encoding phosphopyruvate hydratase, whose product MSNRAIASIKDIYAREILDSRGFPTVEVEVILETGNFGTAQVPSGASTGSYEAHELRDNNLNRYNGKGVLEAVINIQEKIAPCLIGMNAFKQNIIDDLMIELDGTSNKKVLGANAILGVSLAIAKAAAEELSLPLYRYIGGLSANVMPIPMMNLINGGSHANNNVDFQEFMIMPIGADSFKEGLRWGAEIFYSLGKVLKKRQLICGVGDEGGYAPNLGSNKEALDLLIEAVETAGYKPGKQIFFAMDIASSEFYKFGQYVYDDTSHSAKEFIDYLSKLVSQYPIVSIEDSLHEEDWDNWRLCTESLGDLVQLVGDDLFVTNQHRLRKGINERVANSILIKLNQIGSLTETLNTISLASRNQYNTVISHRSGETEDTTIADLAVAVNSGQIKTGSLCRSERIAKYNRLLRIEEELGKSAIYAPKIGLGPNFS is encoded by the coding sequence ATGTCAAATAGAGCTATTGCTTCTATAAAGGATATATATGCTAGGGAAATTTTAGATTCTCGAGGCTTTCCCACTGTTGAAGTAGAAGTAATATTAGAAACAGGAAATTTTGGTACAGCTCAGGTTCCTAGCGGAGCTTCTACAGGAAGTTATGAGGCACACGAACTAAGAGACAATAATCTTAATCGTTACAATGGTAAAGGAGTCCTAGAAGCAGTTATAAATATACAAGAAAAAATTGCTCCCTGTTTAATAGGAATGAATGCCTTTAAACAAAATATTATCGATGATTTAATGATTGAACTGGATGGCACTAGTAATAAAAAGGTATTAGGAGCTAATGCGATTCTTGGTGTATCTTTGGCTATTGCTAAAGCTGCTGCTGAAGAACTGTCTCTACCTTTATATCGTTATATCGGAGGTTTATCAGCAAACGTTATGCCTATACCTATGATGAATTTGATTAATGGAGGAAGTCATGCTAACAATAACGTTGATTTCCAAGAATTCATGATTATGCCTATTGGTGCTGACTCCTTTAAAGAAGGTTTAAGGTGGGGTGCAGAAATATTTTATTCATTAGGTAAAGTTTTAAAAAAACGTCAACTAATTTGTGGAGTTGGCGATGAAGGAGGATATGCACCAAATTTGGGTTCAAATAAGGAAGCCTTAGATTTACTTATTGAGGCTGTTGAAACGGCTGGCTATAAACCAGGAAAACAGATATTTTTTGCTATGGATATTGCTTCTAGTGAATTTTATAAGTTTGGGCAATATGTCTATGACGACACATCCCATTCGGCAAAAGAATTTATTGATTATTTATCTAAATTAGTTAGCCAATATCCCATTGTTTCTATAGAAGATAGTTTACATGAAGAAGATTGGGACAATTGGCGATTATGTACGGAATCTTTAGGAGACCTTGTGCAATTAGTAGGAGATGATTTGTTTGTGACAAATCAACATCGTCTTCGTAAGGGAATCAATGAAAGAGTAGCAAATAGTATTCTTATTAAACTTAATCAGATTGGTAGTTTAACTGAAACTTTAAACACTATTTCCCTGGCTTCTCGTAATCAATATAACACTGTTATTTCACACCGTTCTGGAGAAACGGAAGACACAACAATCGCTGATTTAGCCGTAGCTGTCAATTCTGGACAAATTAAAACTGGCTCTCTATGCCGTAGTGAAAGAATAGCAAAATATAATCGACTTTTGCGTATTGAAGAGGAATTAGGCAAATCTGCTATTTATGCTCCTAAAATTGGCTTAGGTCCTAATTTTTCTTAA